In Hydra vulgaris chromosome 06, alternate assembly HydraT2T_AEP, a genomic segment contains:
- the LOC136081423 gene encoding tigger transposable element-derived protein 4-like — MVRNRIKKTNKVAIPSETMKVAVNKVLEGTQLNVVARQFNIDRMTIKRYCRKKRLNPNEAFKPNYNNRQVFTAEDEKSLSSYLLIASKMNYGLSTRSTRLLAYEFALKNNKICPSSWIKNKIAGIDWLQGFMKRQPELSLRTPEATSFARSTAFNKHTVREFFQNLKTVRNRYKYNPNCIYNVDETGLTTVQKPVKVLAGRGSKQVGRITSAERGTLVTACCASNAIGNSTPPLFIFPRVKFHDYMIKEGPPGCVGFANPSGWMNSEIFIEWIKHFVKYSNCSQESPVLLLLDSHESHISVKGLELAIQHGITMISFPPHCSHKLQPLDRTVFGPLKRFYNSACDNWMVLNPRPMTIYDIVSIVREPYTKAFSPSNIQTGFRVAGIEPFNSEIFKDDEYLPSSVTDRAAPDTVTITPVNNMESEMIPAHVNHIESEITIVNIETSILNKVSTSVASIISPEVLKPYPKR, encoded by the coding sequence ATGGTTagaaatagaattaaaaaaacaaataaagttgcTATACCAAGTGAAACAATGAAAGTAGctgttaataaagttttagaagGAACACAACTGAATGTTGTAGCACGTCAGTTTAACATAGATAGAATGACTATAAAAAGATATTGTCGTAAAAAGAGGCTTAATCCAAATGAAGCTTTCAAGCCTAACTACAACAATAGACAAGTTTTTACAGCagaagatgaaaaaagtttatcaagttATTTACTAATTGCATCAAAAATGAACTATGGCCTTTCAACTAGGTCAACGCGATTATTGGCATAtgaatttgctttaaaaaacaataagataTGCCCATCATCAtggatcaaaaataaaattgcaggCATTGATTGGTTGCAAGGTTTTATGAAAAGACAACCAGAGTTGTCTCTACGAACACCTGAAGCAACGAGCTTCGCTCGATCAACAGCTTTTAACAAACACACTGTAAGagagttttttcaaaatcttaaaACGGTAAGAAATCGATATAAATATAATCCTAACtgtatatataatgttgatgaaactggTTTAACAACCGTTCAAAAGCCGGTAAAGGTTTTAGCTGGTAGAGGAAGCAAACAAGTTGGAAGAATCACATCTGCAGAACGAGGAACATTGGTAACTGCATGTTGTGCCTCCAATGCTATTGGAAATTCCACTCctccattatttatttttcctagGGTAAAGTTTCATGATTACATGATTAAGGAAGGACCTCCTGGATGTGTGGGATTTGCAAATCCTTCTGGTTGGATGAACTCAGAAATTTTCATAGAATGgattaaacattttgttaaatattcaaACTGTTCTCAGGAATCTCCAGTTTTGTTACTTCTCGACAGTCATGAAAGTCATATTTCTGTTAAAGGCTTGGAGCTTGCAATTCAACACGGAATTACAATGATAAGTTTTCCTCCCCATTGCAGCCATAAATTGCAGCCATTAGATAGAACTGTTTTTGGACCattgaaaaggttttacaaTTCTGCATGTGATAATTGGATGGTTTTAAACCCAAGACCAATGACCATTTATGATATTGTTTCAATAGTTCGAGAACCGTATACAAAAGCTTTCTCACCATCTAATATACAGACAGGATTTAGAGTAGCTGGCATTGAGCCATTCAATTCTGAAATTTTCAAAGATGACGAATATTTACCATCATCAGTTACAGATAGAGCTGCTCCAGATACAGTTACTATCACTCCTGTCAACAACATGGAATCTGAAATGATACCAGCACATGTTAATCACATAGAGTCTGAAATAACTATAGTAAATATTGaaacaagtattttaaacaaagtgtCAACAAGTGTTGCTTCTATAATCTCACCTGAGGTTTTAAAACCTTACCCAAAAAGGTAA